The nucleotide sequence aaggctcccgctttacgcagggtctgggagaggtgaatgtcggctagccttacccccatttatggagaggctgctcccaagtctcgaacccgagacctaccgctcatgggcgaaggcatttgccatcacaccaagtgcgacctctactAACATTGAATACCTAGATTAGTTAAAATTGAGAAAAGAGAGACAAAGCTGTGCTACAAGCACAGTGGCTCACTCATGGATTAGATTAAAATGGGAAAACCAAGATCCTATAGCTGTTAGAAACCACTGCAATCAAGAGGATATAATGAAGTCAGTCCCATAAGAGAGGCCCCATAGTCGTGAATTTTGACATTTATCCAACGATCTTAGGAAGCAAAAAACGCAAGTAATAGGGAGTCCCAGGAGGTCTGTTTACACAATACCTCCCTGAGAGATTTTCATGTGCGGAGCACACAAATTACTATTAGAGAAATGTTGTGAATTTACTATAAAAAGGTCAAGGATGGCACCAAAAACGAGCCAAAAGATCAATTAGTATTTAATAAATGCAGTGATTTCAAAAAAACAAGAGGAAGACAGAAGATAGAGAATAAAGAAGCAAAAAGATTCCCTGTGGTTTATCTAGTTGCAGAAAGTGATTCCTCTCAGTCTGCAGTACGCATGTAAGTTAAAAAGAACAGCACAAAGAAGAGATCATTACGAATAGCATTTCACTCACACAATTGATTAGAAGAAGCTTCGAGCAAGAAGCTGAGAGCATGAGTTGAATGGCCAGAGAAATAACAAGCATATACTATAAGATCGAAAATTATGGTCATTACCGAATAATCTTCTGGCAAGAACATCAATTCATAGAATATAGAGTGACAGTACCGAAAATTAGACGAACTCTATACTAGTGAAGATAAGACCAGATGAAGTGACGTGACAAGAAAGAAAGGAACTAATATTGTAGATAAGAATAGATTTGGCAACAAAGATGGGGCTACATGCCTAATCATAAACCCCGCAGTGAATCCTCTGGCAGAGTCTCAATACCAGCTTGAGTGAGAGAATCAGGAAGGGTCGAGTTGAATAAGCCTAGGAAAGAAGCCTTCTCCAGAACCGAATCTAAAGAACTAGGAGAGGAAACATGAGGGAGAAATGTTCAAAATTCTCTGCTGTACGCACCAGACATATATTAACTTAAAGGACTATTCACCTTTGAACAGCAAGAAGCAGCCTGAAAAGTTAGGGGGCCATTATAAATGCCTTAATCAAGTTCTCAGCTGTACGCTTCTGTTCAGGTGTGCCAGATATATGTGCAACACGATCACCCCGGGAAGATTTGGACTCAGAGATCTCTACCATTGCTCCCGATATCTGGAAAAGACACAAATATGAATGAGAATGACATTCAAACACACAAAGCCTACGAGTTCAGGCAAAAACTAGCTAGACTTTTCGTGTTGATCCATCTCTACACAATAATCAAGCAGTAGATACAGATACAAAAGGAAAGATCCTCCCACCTTCCGAATATTGGCTATATTTGCCCCGCCTTTGCCCATCACTTTACCCACTGCATTCGCAGGAACTAGCATCTCAAGTGTGGAAGGGGGTGGCAACCTGCATAatgttattgaaaagcaatctaaGGATGAATAGAAACCGAAAAAGACAAGCTTCACAGCAAGATAGGCAAAACTACATACGCTGACCCTCCATATAGCTTGGATGGATACGAAGACATGGATCCATAGCCATTTTCTCCCAtctaaaggaaaagaaaatatatataacaagTAGTATCAGAGGTTTATTTAAAGTTTATTCAGCTCCAAAATAACTTAGTTAAATGGACATACCGACACAGATCCATATCCATAGAGGCTACCAGAAGAAAGCAGGCCCAAGCCACTTCCACTTTCAGCCCTCTGATCATAACCCATCGAAGTAACTGGGGGGACAGAAGGCAGGACAGGTGGCATTGAGAGACCAGTGCCACCCGAGTACAGAGATTCAGCACCACCAGAGGTGTTAAGACCATCATCTCTATCTTTCAAGACATCGTCTCGGAGTCTTAGAACAATCTGAATAAGCGCATCCCTCAAACTACTGGGATCTCCTGCCACCTATATaaggaaaaaagaaatgagAAAGAGGTGATCAACAAGAAAAAATTGGATCGCAATGGTTAAATATTTATGTAGAACCAACCTCAACAAGTTCATCATTAGCATCAGCACCCCTAGGCTTATCAACTTTTGAAATACGGACGTCAGCTTTTGTTCTCTTTCGGATTTCATTTATAATGGAACCACTTTTTCCAATAATGCAACCAATAACTTTAGATGGAACAAGAAGTCGAATGGAAACAgagtcatcatcttcatcatttatCTTCCCTTGCAGCAAAAGAACAGCTTCCACTGCCATAGATTTTAGATCATCGGGTGACTGCCAAAAAAGAAACCCAACATGATCAACATGTTCAAGGAGATGAATGCTGAGCGCTGTTGTGAGACCCATAGAAAAATACTAGTAAAGATTATTCACAATTTAATCATCCAACACAATGTTGACATTTAAGTTTAAAAGTTGAGGATGGATTATAATAAGTCTTTCTCGTAATGAAGTCTATATTTTTTACATTGTAATGGTTAATAAACATGAGCTCATGCCCAGAGAAAGATCCTGGAATTGCTGATGTCGGCATAACCAGCAACAGAAGCAAAATACTGGATTTGATAGAATATTCTAGGTTATTTTAGCCTATAAAATACTATGCAGATGCATAACAAAACATAAAGAAATACTGAACCCTTAGTGGAAAATGCATTTATACCGAGCTCTTCCCAAATTTTGTTCTTGATAAGTCTACCAAAACATAAAGAGTCAGTATACCATCGTGGTCATACTTCTATTGCAGTAATAGTAATATTATACTATCATGGTCATACCTCTGTTGCAGTAACACTAATTATACACTCATCACGGTCCTTGGTATCATCAACCTCAATACGAGCACCACTCCCCTGCCTTATGCTTTTAATGGTGCCCCCACCTTTGCCAATTACACGACCAATCTTGTCAAAGGGACACAGTACTCGCACAATTAACTCCTCAGATCGGGAGGCAACGCCAAAACCAGAAACTAAAGGAAGGGCAGATGAATACAGGGGCCATGTATTCCCTGTATCCGTGTAACCCTGAAGATCCTGTAAATGTGTAGCACCTATGATTGGAGGTACAGATCTAGAAGAGACAATAGGATCTCCACTTTGATATAGTCCACCTGGTTGATAAATAGGGACATCTGATGGGATAATAATACTTGGCGGGGCCATTGGTACCGATGTCTCAAGAGAAATCTCTTCCTTCGGAGCAAACTTGTACATAATTGCAGAAACTGCAAATAATGCTCTTTTAACTGCTTCTGATTCTCCGTTTATCTGTTTGCAAAGGGAAATGAACTCTTAACAGAAAATATTACCGGTTAAGAAGTTAACCAAACAGAAAAGTTAAACATCTGTAGCAAAATTTGCAAGCATGTAAACATATTACATTTTATGCACAAAGAAGGTCCATTTAACACAACAATTCAGGAACTTCGTATTAACATTTTGTAACGGTGTAGAGTGCCTAGCCTGTTCATTCCCGACTATTGTATGGCTACAATGAGAGTGTAAACATACCCAAAATACTTCATatacaagaaaaatgaaaacgaTTCTGAACCAAGGCAAGGCATCAACTATGAACTATCGAGCTACTGTACTGATAACCCAACCTTCGAAAACAAGAACGAAAATGCCTACTTGGAAAAGCAAAACTGAATCATTGAGTAATTATTCTTATTTAATAACAAATACTAACCATAAGAAAATTGTCAAAGTCCATAGCGCACGAATGTGTTGGGTCAGTGGCATCTTTTGCAACAACCTTGATGTTGGTCCTCGTCTTGCTCCTCAGTTTCTTTATAGTCGACCCCGCCTTACCAATAATATTTGCAGACTGGCTAGAAGGAACAAGAATTTGGCAGTCTTCCCTACTATCCCTCCGTCTCTTATCCGAATCCCCAACACTAGCCAATGCATTTGAAATCGCAGAATGAACTCTGAGAAGAGCATCCTGGGCAGCACACAAAGGTTCCCTATCACTGAACTCATCATCAACCTCAACCTCTTCCTTATCCTTAACATAGCTATAAATAGTTATAACCCTATCTTTTGCACCCGGAAAGGGATCCACAACCTTGATTTTCGCTCTAGTATCTTGCCGGATCAAGTTGATCACTTTCCCACTCTTGCCAATAACACTCCCAATAACCCCATCAGGGCATAGAATCCTATAAACCACCAATTCATCACTACCCTTTTCGTCTCGGTCATTGAATCGTCTCTTTTGGTTCTTGTTTCCCCCATCGTGGTCTCTCTGCGACCGATACCGCTTACCCGTCTCCCCCATTCTTCCTCTGGATTGGTTTTCCTCCTAAAACcacaccaaaataaaaaaaattcaaaaactggGCACTCCCCAAAATTACAACAGAAAAGCAATAAGCAgataaaagaaagaacaaaatttgattcaaataacATTGGATTGCCTTCCCTTTGGCAATCTTTGTaccaaaagaaacagaaaaaaagGGGTTTTCTTCAATTAACAAAGTAGGGTTTATTTGTAGCGGAAAGGAAAAAC is from Malus sylvestris chromosome 5, drMalSylv7.2, whole genome shotgun sequence and encodes:
- the LOC126623423 gene encoding KH domain-containing protein At4g18375, producing the protein MGETGKRYRSQRDHDGGNKNQKRRFNDRDEKGSDELVVYRILCPDGVIGSVIGKSGKVINLIRQDTRAKIKVVDPFPGAKDRVITIYSYVKDKEEVEVDDEFSDREPLCAAQDALLRVHSAISNALASVGDSDKRRRDSREDCQILVPSSQSANIIGKAGSTIKKLRSKTRTNIKVVAKDATDPTHSCAMDFDNFLMINGESEAVKRALFAVSAIMYKFAPKEEISLETSVPMAPPSIIIPSDVPIYQPGGLYQSGDPIVSSRSVPPIIGATHLQDLQGYTDTGNTWPLYSSALPLVSGFGVASRSEELIVRVLCPFDKIGRVIGKGGGTIKSIRQGSGARIEVDDTKDRDECIISVTATESPDDLKSMAVEAVLLLQGKINDEDDDSVSIRLLVPSKVIGCIIGKSGSIINEIRKRTKADVRISKVDKPRGADANDELVEVAGDPSSLRDALIQIVLRLRDDVLKDRDDGLNTSGGAESLYSGGTGLSMPPVLPSVPPVTSMGYDQRAESGSGLGLLSSGSLYGYGSVSMGENGYGSMSSYPSKLYGGSALPPPSTLEMLVPANAVGKVMGKGGANIANIRKISGAMVEISESKSSRGDRVAHISGTPEQKRTAENLIKAFIMAP